The following are from one region of the Streptomyces decoyicus genome:
- a CDS encoding peptidase inhibitor family I36 protein: MKKTLVAGVITAACVTVTTVGLGATPASADPNDCPKGYVCVWDNSNYEGRFVFVPGTERPNVGEYMNDRTTALRNRTGSHVCFYQNSNGKGSLLARVGPGDSRPNVGSTANDRISSWKAC, from the coding sequence ATGAAGAAAACTCTGGTGGCCGGTGTCATCACGGCAGCGTGTGTGACAGTAACGACGGTTGGCCTAGGAGCGACACCGGCCAGCGCCGATCCCAACGACTGCCCCAAAGGGTATGTCTGCGTCTGGGACAACAGCAATTACGAAGGACGTTTCGTCTTCGTTCCCGGAACTGAACGTCCCAATGTCGGGGAATACATGAACGATCGGACGACCGCCCTCAGGAACCGCACCGGTTCCCACGTCTGCTTCTACCAGAACTCGAACGGCAAGGGATCCCTCCTGGCGAGGGTGGGCCCAGGCGATTCGCGCCCCAACGTCGGATCGACAGCCAACGACAGGATCTCCTCGTGGAAGGCCTGCTAG
- a CDS encoding epoxide hydrolase family protein has protein sequence MPRPTSDVQAFEAHATDADLDDLRARLAAARLPEAETVYRAAPDPHRWEQGVPLADLVDLVNYWRTGYNWRSFEARLNRIGQFRTTIDGLGIHFLHRRSARADATPLVLTHGWPGSIAEFIDVVDELADPKDADSPAFHVVVPSLPGFGYSDKPAATGWGTEKIAAAWVELMGRLGYSKFAAHGGDWGGNITTVLGGRFPAHVLGIHTTFAEAPPGLTTDGLTAVERKWAEDTRDFWRHRAAYAKQQATRPQTIGYSLVDSPVGLLAWILDKFAEWSDTEDSPFETISRDRVLDDVTLYWLTRTGASAARIYYESHNSLDPELRVDVPSAITMYPRDIEKCPRAWAQERYRQIVRWRSPEIGGHFPSLEVPEYFVKDLQEGLAAVLAAHR, from the coding sequence ATGCCCCGTCCAACCAGCGACGTGCAAGCATTTGAAGCCCACGCAACCGACGCCGACCTCGACGATCTGCGCGCGCGACTGGCCGCCGCGCGGCTGCCGGAGGCTGAGACCGTCTATCGCGCCGCGCCCGACCCTCACCGATGGGAACAGGGCGTTCCTCTCGCCGACCTCGTCGATCTCGTGAACTACTGGCGCACCGGGTACAACTGGCGGTCGTTCGAAGCGCGCCTTAACCGGATCGGCCAGTTCCGCACGACCATTGATGGTCTGGGAATCCACTTCCTGCACCGCCGATCGGCGCGCGCAGATGCCACTCCCCTGGTCTTGACGCACGGCTGGCCGGGCAGCATTGCTGAGTTCATCGATGTAGTAGACGAACTGGCAGATCCGAAAGATGCAGACTCGCCGGCGTTCCACGTCGTGGTCCCGTCGCTACCAGGCTTTGGTTACAGCGACAAGCCGGCCGCCACCGGGTGGGGAACCGAAAAGATCGCGGCCGCATGGGTGGAACTGATGGGAAGGCTCGGCTACAGCAAGTTCGCAGCCCACGGCGGCGACTGGGGAGGTAATATCACCACGGTTCTCGGCGGCAGGTTCCCGGCGCACGTTCTCGGCATCCACACAACGTTCGCGGAGGCACCACCCGGGTTGACAACTGACGGGCTGACGGCGGTCGAACGCAAATGGGCCGAGGACACCCGCGATTTCTGGCGCCACCGCGCGGCGTACGCGAAGCAGCAGGCGACCCGACCGCAGACCATCGGCTACTCGCTCGTCGATTCACCGGTCGGGCTTCTTGCCTGGATCCTCGACAAGTTCGCCGAGTGGTCGGACACCGAAGACAGCCCGTTCGAGACGATTTCCAGAGACCGCGTTCTTGACGACGTCACCCTGTATTGGCTGACGCGGACCGGCGCATCGGCGGCCCGCATTTACTACGAAAGCCACAACTCGCTCGATCCCGAACTTCGGGTCGACGTCCCGTCAGCAATCACGATGTATCCCCGCGACATCGAGAAGTGTCCGCGCGCCTGGGCACAGGAGCGGTACCGACAGATCGTCCGATGGAGGTCGCCCGAAATCGGCGGACATTTCCCGTCGCTGGAGGTTCCCGAGTATTTCGTCAAAGATCTACAAGAGGGCCTCGCGGCAGTGCTGGCCGCTCATCGGTGA
- a CDS encoding CGNR zinc finger domain-containing protein — MHAGFPDFRLGNVLATSFTGTLSERHGNAVERIPTPHRLMDWLAVNGLTVDSCTTAQLELARELRESIHAAATAAAIQDALPASAVQVINDCSTQGRAAAVLTPEGKRLWRLSSASCVEDALSVIAADAISIIAGERDGKLALCASPTCQAAFFDTSQSRTRKWCDMNTCGNRQKKARFHANQRKNSRSAE, encoded by the coding sequence ATGCATGCTGGGTTCCCTGACTTCCGCCTCGGTAACGTGCTGGCGACCAGCTTCACGGGGACCCTGTCGGAGCGTCACGGCAACGCTGTGGAGCGCATTCCCACGCCGCACCGACTCATGGACTGGCTGGCAGTGAACGGCCTCACCGTGGACTCCTGCACCACCGCCCAGCTCGAACTCGCTCGGGAACTGCGGGAGTCGATTCACGCCGCCGCGACAGCGGCCGCGATCCAGGACGCTCTCCCTGCGTCCGCTGTCCAAGTCATCAATGACTGCAGCACTCAGGGTCGGGCCGCGGCTGTCCTGACGCCCGAGGGCAAGCGGCTATGGCGGCTCAGCTCGGCTTCCTGCGTGGAAGATGCCCTCAGCGTGATCGCCGCCGACGCGATCAGCATCATCGCAGGCGAACGAGACGGAAAATTGGCCTTGTGCGCATCGCCAACCTGCCAAGCCGCCTTCTTCGACACCAGTCAAAGTCGCACCCGCAAATGGTGCGACATGAACACGTGCGGGAATCGTCAGAAGAAGGCGCGCTTCCATGCCAACCAGCGCAAAAACTCCAGATCAGCGGAGTGA
- a CDS encoding DUF7489 domain-containing protein, producing the protein MFKSRKIGRDDSWEGIVTNKSRGMLDGSNLYHFVEVRLAEGEFVKVRISRRLWKSIEVDDRIVKRPGADPARE; encoded by the coding sequence ATGTTCAAATCTCGCAAAATCGGACGAGACGACTCCTGGGAAGGCATCGTCACCAATAAGTCCCGGGGAATGCTCGACGGCTCGAACCTGTACCACTTCGTCGAAGTCCGCCTTGCCGAGGGCGAATTCGTGAAGGTCCGGATCAGCCGCCGGCTCTGGAAGTCGATCGAGGTCGACGATCGGATCGTCAAGCGGCCCGGCGCCGACCCGGCCAGGGAGTAG
- a CDS encoding 2-phosphosulfolactate phosphatase produces MDSRVVGIPEVDGTEQVAVVIDVMRAFTTAAWAFHRGADKIVLAADEDEALAIKACHRGWLALKDGALVSGFDLVNSPGLIQEADLAGRTVIQKTTAGTVGALAVVEAKLALCASFVVAGATARALADAGADSVTFVATGEDGRAAEDLACAEYLDRLLAGDRLDASPYLHRARTSSAADDLRGGRRRGAHPTDVELCLEVDRFDFAMKVGLEEGMAVLRPLRTRPDAVSAVHRAQ; encoded by the coding sequence ATGGACTCGCGAGTAGTCGGAATACCCGAGGTGGACGGCACCGAACAGGTGGCCGTTGTGATCGATGTGATGCGGGCGTTCACCACCGCCGCATGGGCTTTCCACCGCGGGGCAGACAAGATCGTTCTCGCTGCCGACGAGGACGAGGCACTGGCGATCAAGGCATGTCACCGGGGCTGGCTTGCGCTCAAGGACGGGGCACTGGTCAGCGGGTTCGACCTGGTCAACTCCCCTGGCCTGATCCAGGAGGCCGACTTGGCCGGACGCACCGTGATTCAAAAGACCACCGCGGGAACGGTCGGAGCCCTGGCGGTTGTCGAGGCGAAATTGGCACTGTGCGCCAGCTTCGTCGTGGCCGGCGCGACGGCCCGGGCCCTGGCGGATGCCGGCGCCGACTCGGTGACGTTCGTGGCCACCGGCGAGGACGGCCGTGCCGCCGAGGATCTGGCCTGCGCCGAGTACCTGGACCGGCTCCTGGCCGGGGATCGTCTCGACGCCAGCCCCTATCTGCATCGTGCCCGCACCTCCTCAGCCGCGGATGACCTGCGCGGCGGGCGACGCCGCGGTGCTCACCCCACCGACGTGGAGTTGTGTTTGGAGGTCGACAGGTTCGACTTCGCCATGAAGGTCGGACTCGAGGAAGGCATGGCAGTGCTGCGGCCGCTCCGGACTCGGCCAGATGCGGTGTCCGCTGTACACCGCGCACAGTAA
- a CDS encoding alpha/beta hydrolase, with product MKHSHQLSRTSASRAAALAKGRSVGITAASAVAVLATSLLVPQHASAGPKPAPKAGSAQTIHWGACPKADPPYPNPSKRAECGTVRVPVDWANPDGPTMKIAVARQKATDPSQRIGVLLSNPGGPGTPGVDDASYADSPNDGYPKSIRERFDIIGFDPRGIGRSGELRCDDQLAAKIPTRPKNAAEFQRMREMNKRLGESCRQRTGPLVDHMDSESVARDMDVIRAALGERKISFLGHSYGTLIGRRYASLYPHHLRALALDSAMDPARPDAKRFLMEGTAAADDAVQQLANWCSKEASCALKGKDVKAVVRQLFTRADNATLVDPGPHGPTRKKVTADQLAGFLTSYLNKWNPQTTAEQLAALRSGKGKVSWIDDTPELAWRSVICRDFDFRLRDYADYRALLQQAESAHPQARYNAQALDMIVGCQGWPTAPKPQPAQNKGPLPPVLVVNAKHDSATPLAGAQRMARAFPDGKLAVLNAVDHWLYRHCQSPLPQQAIDTYLRTLKTPHAGTVYEPSQPAQPQAERNR from the coding sequence ATGAAGCATTCGCATCAGCTCTCCAGAACATCCGCGAGTCGGGCGGCGGCCTTGGCCAAGGGCCGTTCGGTCGGCATCACGGCCGCGTCAGCGGTTGCCGTCCTCGCCACGTCACTTCTGGTCCCGCAGCACGCCTCGGCCGGCCCGAAGCCCGCGCCGAAGGCAGGCTCGGCGCAGACGATCCACTGGGGGGCCTGTCCGAAGGCAGACCCGCCGTATCCCAACCCGAGCAAACGCGCGGAGTGCGGCACCGTGCGGGTTCCGGTCGACTGGGCCAACCCGGACGGGCCGACGATGAAGATCGCGGTGGCCCGCCAGAAGGCCACCGACCCCAGCCAGCGCATCGGAGTGCTGCTCTCCAATCCGGGAGGCCCCGGAACCCCGGGTGTGGACGACGCCTCCTATGCCGACTCCCCGAACGACGGCTACCCCAAGAGCATCAGGGAGCGCTTCGACATCATCGGCTTCGACCCGCGCGGCATCGGCCGCAGCGGAGAGCTGCGGTGCGACGACCAGCTCGCCGCGAAGATCCCCACCCGCCCGAAGAACGCCGCCGAGTTCCAGCGCATGCGCGAGATGAACAAGCGGCTCGGGGAGAGCTGCCGCCAGCGCACCGGCCCGCTCGTCGACCACATGGACAGCGAAAGCGTCGCCCGCGACATGGACGTGATCCGCGCGGCCCTCGGCGAACGGAAGATCAGCTTCCTTGGCCACTCGTACGGCACGCTCATCGGCCGGCGCTACGCCAGCCTCTACCCGCATCACCTCCGGGCGCTGGCGCTCGACAGCGCCATGGACCCCGCCCGACCTGATGCCAAGCGCTTCCTCATGGAAGGCACCGCCGCCGCCGATGACGCGGTGCAGCAACTGGCGAACTGGTGCTCCAAGGAGGCCTCCTGCGCCCTCAAGGGCAAGGACGTGAAGGCCGTTGTCCGCCAGCTCTTCACCCGTGCCGACAACGCCACGCTGGTGGATCCCGGCCCGCACGGCCCCACGCGCAAGAAGGTCACCGCCGACCAGTTGGCCGGCTTCCTCACCAGCTACCTGAACAAGTGGAACCCGCAGACCACCGCCGAGCAACTGGCCGCGCTCCGGAGCGGCAAGGGAAAGGTGTCCTGGATCGACGACACCCCGGAGCTCGCCTGGCGCTCGGTGATCTGCCGCGACTTCGACTTCCGCCTGCGTGACTACGCCGACTACCGCGCCCTGCTGCAACAAGCCGAATCCGCCCACCCGCAGGCCCGCTACAACGCCCAGGCACTAGACATGATCGTCGGCTGCCAGGGATGGCCGACCGCTCCCAAGCCGCAGCCGGCCCAGAACAAGGGCCCGCTCCCGCCGGTGCTGGTGGTGAACGCCAAGCACGACAGCGCGACCCCCCTGGCCGGCGCACAGCGTATGGCACGCGCATTCCCCGACGGAAAGCTCGCCGTTCTCAACGCAGTGGACCACTGGCTCTACCGCCACTGCCAGTCGCCCCTCCCGCAACAGGCCATCGACACCTACCTCCGCACGCTGAAGACTCCGCACGCCGGCACGGTCTACGAGCCCTCTCAGCCGGCACAGCCTCAAGCCGAACGAAACCGCTAG
- a CDS encoding dihydrofolate reductase family protein, which translates to MAPAGGICPRSSSPGPWSEPPGTPPSCGAPSSRRPRRSRPAGAGTLALGASGLAVSFLRHGLIDEYRLYVPPFLLGRGKPLFPTSDNRPLHLAGNPTFGNGVALLHPRCPLPPAVTSR; encoded by the coding sequence CTGGCGCCGGCTGGCGGGATATGCCCAAGATCGTCTTCTCCCGGGCCCTGGAGCGAGCCGCCGGGAACTCCACCATCGTGTGGGGCGCCGTCGTCGAGGAGACCGAGGCGCTCAAGGCCAGCCGGGGCGGGGACCCTCGCGCTCGGCGCCTCCGGCCTGGCCGTTTCCTTCCTGCGGCACGGCCTCATCGACGAGTACCGCCTCTACGTACCCCCGTTTCTCCTCGGCCGCGGCAAACCCCTGTTCCCCACATCGGACAACAGACCCCTCCACCTTGCCGGAAACCCGACCTTCGGCAATGGCGTCGCCCTCCTCCACCCCCGATGCCCCCTCCCGCCCGCTGTTACCTCTCGATAA
- a CDS encoding ATP-binding protein codes for MSEARRLLARTRILTLTGAGGLGKTRLALRIAAEVRRSFPKGAWVADLAPLNDGAFLAQTVLTALGLDHDSARPALPVLSDHLADKRLLLVLDNCEHLLDSCAELTRSLLAAAPHLQVLATSRQALGVDGEHLLPVRPLPAPDPHSPPAAALAQYEAVRLFMDRAAAVVPGFTVSDDQGADVAGICHRLDGIPLAIELAAARLRVLSPRQILERLDDRFALLSRGSSAAPARQRTLRAAIDGSFELCTPSERRLWARLSVFCGGFDLEAAEEVCTGDGLSRGEILDVVTGMVDKSILIREDHGDQVRLRMLETIRQYGRSLLDDGTESEEREFAQRRHRDHYQRLAARAESEWLSPRQLAWFARLRLEHANIRAALEFCLSTPGEAGNALQLVTSLWSHRIGAGGLEEVRHWLDRALAQAPEPSSVRAKALWIDGWLAHLCGDTAAGKARLAECQNLAEALGDAESLAHAVRFAGLAALFRDDCPRAVPLLEDALERHRALHDLADQWQTLFLLSLACCLSDDPRATELGEDCLALCTAHDARWSRSYALWVLGLQRWLCGDTQRAITLLQDALRVEQPAHNLLATAQCLEVLAWATAHTGRSHQAAKLLGAAQSLWQSVGCPLPGLGRLMHHHNECQTQLQGELGDESFATAVQAGSELTCEEAVACALGRPHPPTPTSADRNAPTPLTRREQEVVDLLALGLTNKEIAAKLVISPRTAGAHVANLLAKLGFTSRTQIATWAVEHQAPNHQGPNSRR; via the coding sequence GTGTCCGAAGCGCGGCGGTTGCTCGCCCGCACCAGGATCCTCACGCTCACCGGTGCGGGCGGCCTGGGCAAGACCCGGCTGGCGCTGCGGATCGCCGCCGAGGTCCGGCGCTCGTTCCCCAAGGGGGCATGGGTGGCGGACCTGGCCCCGCTGAACGACGGCGCCTTCCTCGCACAGACGGTGTTGACCGCGCTGGGGCTCGATCACGACTCGGCCCGGCCCGCGCTGCCGGTGCTGTCGGACCACCTCGCGGACAAGCGGCTGCTGCTGGTGCTGGACAACTGCGAACATCTGCTGGACTCCTGCGCGGAGCTGACGCGCTCCCTGCTCGCGGCAGCGCCCCACCTCCAGGTGCTGGCAACCAGCCGGCAGGCGCTGGGAGTGGACGGTGAACACCTGCTGCCCGTGCGACCGCTGCCGGCGCCGGACCCGCACAGCCCGCCGGCGGCGGCCTTGGCGCAGTACGAGGCGGTGCGCCTGTTCATGGACCGGGCCGCGGCGGTCGTTCCGGGCTTCACCGTCAGCGATGACCAGGGTGCGGACGTCGCGGGGATCTGCCACCGGCTCGACGGTATTCCGCTGGCCATCGAGTTGGCGGCGGCCCGGCTGCGGGTCCTGTCCCCACGACAGATCCTCGAACGTCTCGATGACCGGTTCGCCCTGCTCTCCCGGGGCAGCAGCGCCGCCCCGGCCCGTCAGCGGACGTTGCGCGCTGCCATCGACGGGAGTTTCGAGCTGTGCACGCCGTCCGAGCGGCGGTTGTGGGCCCGGCTTTCCGTCTTCTGCGGTGGGTTCGATCTGGAGGCGGCAGAAGAGGTCTGCACCGGGGACGGCCTCTCCCGGGGGGAGATCCTCGATGTGGTGACCGGGATGGTGGACAAGTCGATCCTGATCCGCGAGGACCATGGCGACCAGGTGCGCCTGCGCATGCTGGAGACGATCCGGCAGTACGGCCGCAGCCTGCTCGACGACGGTACGGAGAGCGAGGAGCGCGAGTTCGCACAGCGCCGGCACCGTGACCACTACCAGCGCCTGGCCGCCCGCGCGGAATCCGAATGGCTCAGCCCCCGCCAGCTGGCCTGGTTCGCCCGCCTGCGCCTGGAGCACGCCAACATCCGCGCCGCCCTGGAGTTCTGTCTGAGTACACCGGGGGAGGCCGGCAACGCGCTCCAACTGGTCACCTCGCTGTGGAGCCACCGGATCGGGGCGGGCGGACTGGAGGAGGTACGCCACTGGCTGGACCGGGCCCTGGCGCAAGCCCCGGAGCCCAGCTCCGTGCGGGCCAAGGCGCTGTGGATCGACGGATGGCTGGCCCACTTGTGCGGCGATACCGCCGCCGGAAAGGCCCGGCTGGCCGAGTGCCAGAACCTCGCCGAGGCGTTGGGCGACGCGGAGTCACTCGCCCACGCCGTGCGGTTCGCCGGCCTGGCAGCGCTTTTCCGCGACGACTGCCCCCGGGCCGTCCCCCTTCTGGAAGACGCCCTTGAGCGTCACCGTGCACTTCATGACCTGGCAGACCAGTGGCAGACCCTGTTCCTGCTCAGCCTGGCCTGTTGCCTGTCCGACGACCCCCGGGCCACGGAACTGGGTGAGGACTGCCTGGCCCTGTGCACCGCCCACGACGCACGATGGTCCCGCTCCTACGCCCTGTGGGTGCTCGGTCTCCAGCGTTGGCTCTGCGGGGACACCCAGCGCGCGATCACCCTGCTCCAGGACGCACTGCGCGTCGAACAGCCCGCCCACAACCTGCTCGCCACCGCCCAGTGCCTGGAGGTCCTCGCCTGGGCCACGGCACACACCGGACGCTCCCACCAGGCAGCCAAGCTGCTCGGCGCGGCACAGAGCCTCTGGCAGTCGGTCGGATGCCCCCTGCCCGGCCTCGGCCGCCTGATGCACCATCACAACGAATGCCAAACTCAGTTGCAGGGAGAACTCGGTGACGAGTCGTTCGCCACCGCCGTGCAGGCAGGCTCCGAACTCACCTGCGAGGAAGCGGTCGCCTGCGCGCTCGGCCGGCCACACCCACCCACGCCCACGTCGGCCGATCGAAACGCGCCGACGCCGCTGACGCGACGGGAGCAGGAGGTCGTCGACCTGCTTGCCCTGGGGCTGACGAACAAGGAGATCGCCGCCAAGCTCGTGATCTCCCCGCGCACCGCAGGAGCCCACGTCGCCAACCTCCTGGCCAAGCTCGGCTTCACCTCCCGCACTCAGATCGCGACCTGGGCCGTGGAACACCAGGCGCCGAACCACCAAGGCCCCAACTCCAGACGTTGA
- a CDS encoding protease pro-enzyme activation domain-containing protein, with protein sequence MLRRLAEVPHELIVGPETISQSELAQQYGADPADADLVREVLGRFGLQVTDVDLAARRVTVAGTVAQMAEAFRTELTRAASPDPVSGEAVEHRHREGPLEVPAPLDGVVVAVLGLDDPPAGPSPPAARPRGGAPDLLQAHGARERVPLPARYRRQRPGAGGDRTRRRLQAGRAEDLLPVPGAADAAGDRGERRDRP encoded by the coding sequence ATGCTCCGGCGCCTGGCGGAGGTCCCGCACGAGCTGATCGTGGGCCCCGAGACGATCTCGCAGTCCGAACTGGCGCAGCAGTACGGCGCCGATCCGGCCGATGCCGACCTCGTGCGCGAGGTGCTGGGCCGTTTTGGCTTGCAGGTGACCGACGTCGACCTGGCGGCCCGCCGGGTCACGGTGGCGGGCACTGTGGCGCAGATGGCCGAGGCGTTCCGCACGGAGCTGACCCGGGCGGCGAGTCCGGACCCGGTCTCCGGTGAGGCCGTCGAGCACCGCCATCGCGAGGGCCCGCTGGAGGTGCCCGCGCCGCTGGACGGTGTGGTCGTCGCGGTGCTCGGCCTGGACGACCCGCCCGCAGGCCCGTCCCCACCTGCGGCACGCCCACGCGGAGGCGCGCCGGATCTCCTACAAGCCCACGGAGCTCGCGAACGTGTACCGCTTCCCGCCCGGTACCGACGGCAGCGGCCAGGTGCTGGCGGTGATCGAACTCGGCGGCGGCTTCAAGCCGGCCGAGCTGAAGACCTACTTCCAGTCCCTGGGGCTGCCGATGCCGCGGGTGACCGCGGTGAGCGTCGGGACCGCCCGTAA
- a CDS encoding pentapeptide repeat-containing protein: MPDPTQDFSGVWNANDKIRSAAKWLLASSAAVGAALMAGSQLSNIGKLAPSEGRFWWAISGSVVGLVAVIVAIWLATRILLPITVTVDQMVRQWEHPKQDLAPAVRFFKNDTSYLEDYGSTPQGLKDQQKQTEDRLTAAGQRRDQPAIDAGLVDRANLAAAVLQFEQLAQYKVLEGRFRRTLRWLILVTAMAAAGIVVFAWASNPPATPPPVAVLTNATLVHANLRDADLDNAVLDHANLTGADLTGADLRHASLVGVTWHDTTCPDGTNSDRAGGTCAGHLTAETAGRP; the protein is encoded by the coding sequence ATGCCGGATCCGACTCAGGACTTCAGCGGCGTGTGGAACGCCAATGACAAGATCCGCAGCGCGGCGAAATGGCTCCTTGCCAGCTCCGCGGCTGTGGGCGCCGCACTGATGGCGGGAAGCCAACTGTCCAACATCGGGAAGCTTGCCCCGTCCGAAGGCCGATTCTGGTGGGCCATCTCAGGCTCCGTGGTGGGACTGGTGGCGGTGATCGTCGCCATCTGGCTGGCCACCCGGATCCTGCTCCCGATCACCGTCACTGTCGATCAGATGGTGCGCCAGTGGGAGCACCCGAAGCAGGACCTGGCACCCGCGGTCCGCTTCTTCAAGAACGACACGAGCTATCTTGAAGATTACGGCTCCACGCCCCAGGGCCTAAAAGACCAACAGAAACAGACCGAAGACAGACTCACTGCTGCAGGGCAGCGGCGCGACCAACCCGCTATCGATGCCGGTTTGGTCGATCGGGCGAATCTCGCCGCTGCAGTCCTCCAATTCGAGCAGCTTGCCCAGTACAAGGTCCTGGAGGGCAGGTTCCGACGCACCCTCCGTTGGCTGATCCTCGTCACAGCAATGGCTGCGGCTGGGATTGTCGTCTTCGCCTGGGCCTCGAACCCCCCGGCCACGCCGCCGCCGGTCGCCGTTCTCACGAACGCCACACTCGTGCACGCCAACCTCCGGGACGCTGATCTGGACAACGCGGTCCTCGACCACGCCAACCTCACCGGCGCCGATCTGACCGGAGCCGACCTCAGGCATGCCTCACTCGTCGGTGTGACCTGGCACGACACCACCTGTCCGGACGGTACGAACAGCGACAGGGCCGGCGGCACCTGCGCTGGCCACCTCACTGCGGAGACTGCCGGACGTCCTTGA
- the ku gene encoding non-homologous end joining protein Ku gives MARPVWSGSLSFGLVSLPVQMYSATESHTVHFHQIERGTSDRIRNRRVNERTGEEVAAEDIVKGLDAGDTYVVVEPEELDDIAPGRSKALEISGFVDLDAVEPIFFDKTYYLGPRGKEYAKVYGLLHRALTMSRKAGIATLVLRNREYLVAVKAEADLLVLHTLHWADEIRDPYDEVANLPEKPKVTDRELKTAVELIEALSTDWEPEEYHDTYQEHVRRLIEAKQKGETVEKAAEPPESTNVVDLMDVLRSSVKRAQGKKSTGTRAKKATGTQKSRGTKKSEASNKPEASNKSRAPNKPRAPKKSSGGKQSARLDRLTKAELYERATEAGIRGRSSMSREELITALSPGGGRSRAKAS, from the coding sequence ATGGCTCGTCCGGTGTGGAGCGGGTCTCTGTCCTTCGGGCTGGTGAGCCTTCCGGTGCAGATGTACTCGGCGACGGAGAGCCACACGGTCCATTTCCACCAGATCGAGCGGGGCACGTCCGACAGGATCCGCAACAGGCGGGTCAACGAGCGTACGGGCGAAGAGGTGGCCGCCGAGGACATCGTCAAGGGGCTCGACGCCGGTGACACGTATGTGGTGGTCGAGCCCGAGGAGTTGGACGACATCGCTCCGGGGCGGTCCAAGGCGCTGGAGATCAGTGGTTTCGTGGACCTCGACGCGGTGGAGCCGATCTTCTTCGACAAGACCTACTACCTGGGCCCGCGAGGCAAGGAGTACGCAAAGGTCTACGGACTGCTTCACAGGGCGCTCACCATGTCCCGCAAGGCCGGCATCGCCACGCTCGTTCTGCGCAACCGCGAATACCTGGTCGCGGTGAAGGCGGAGGCCGATCTCCTGGTGCTGCACACCTTGCACTGGGCCGACGAGATCCGCGACCCGTACGACGAGGTGGCGAACCTCCCGGAGAAGCCCAAGGTCACCGACCGCGAGCTGAAGACCGCCGTAGAGCTCATCGAGGCGCTCAGCACGGACTGGGAACCGGAGGAGTACCACGACACCTACCAGGAACACGTCCGGCGGCTCATCGAGGCCAAGCAGAAGGGCGAGACGGTCGAGAAGGCCGCGGAACCGCCCGAGTCCACCAATGTGGTGGATCTGATGGACGTCCTGCGCTCCAGCGTGAAGAGGGCGCAGGGGAAGAAGAGCACCGGCACCCGGGCGAAGAAAGCGACCGGCACACAGAAATCCCGCGGGACGAAGAAGTCCGAAGCCTCGAACAAGCCCGAAGCCTCGAACAAGTCCCGGGCGCCGAACAAGCCCCGGGCGCCGAAGAAGTCCTCCGGGGGAAAGCAGTCCGCCCGTCTGGACCGGCTGACGAAGGCCGAACTCTACGAGCGCGCCACCGAAGCCGGTATCCGCGGCCGTTCCTCGATGAGCCGCGAGGAACTGATCACGGCGCTGTCACCGGGCGGCGGACGAAGCCGCGCGAAAGCGTCCTGA
- a CDS encoding VOC family protein, translating into MALRPVQVNIKALDDSAVGRFWAKALGWGVSSEGPGVTNVEPGGGFVWPDPVAVCIDVVTVPEPKTTIKNRVHVDLATTSADHQAELVARLKGLGATPVDVGQGEVPWTVLADLEGNEFCVLEPREIYRDTGPIARVVVDCEDPRAMARFWGEAMDWTLHEVTDDHAVLRSAKGVGPYLDFLRMPGVKTVPDRVHIDLLPYPGDDQEAEVTRLRALGATDLDLGQGDVSWRCLADPEGHEFCVLGRS; encoded by the coding sequence ATGGCACTGCGACCTGTTCAGGTGAACATAAAGGCTCTTGATGACTCGGCGGTCGGCCGGTTCTGGGCGAAGGCGCTCGGCTGGGGTGTTTCCAGCGAGGGGCCCGGCGTGACCAATGTTGAACCCGGCGGCGGCTTCGTTTGGCCGGACCCGGTCGCCGTCTGCATCGACGTCGTTACCGTCCCGGAACCCAAGACAACGATAAAGAACCGTGTGCACGTCGATCTTGCCACCACCTCTGCGGACCATCAGGCGGAGTTGGTTGCGCGCCTCAAGGGTCTCGGCGCGACGCCCGTCGACGTGGGCCAGGGCGAAGTGCCGTGGACGGTCCTCGCCGACCTTGAGGGCAACGAGTTCTGCGTGCTGGAGCCTCGGGAGATCTACCGGGACACCGGGCCGATCGCCCGGGTGGTGGTGGACTGCGAGGATCCGCGGGCCATGGCCCGGTTCTGGGGCGAGGCGATGGACTGGACCCTGCACGAGGTGACTGACGATCATGCGGTGCTGCGCTCCGCCAAGGGTGTCGGCCCCTATCTCGATTTCCTCCGCATGCCCGGCGTGAAGACCGTGCCAGACCGCGTTCATATCGACCTGCTGCCGTACCCCGGTGACGATCAAGAGGCGGAGGTGACCCGGCTGCGGGCGCTCGGCGCCACAGACCTCGACCTCGGCCAGGGGGACGTCTCGTGGAGGTGCCTGGCCGACCCGGAGGGCCACGAGTTCTGCGTCCTTGGCCGGTCATGA